A genomic stretch from Pyxidicoccus xibeiensis includes:
- a CDS encoding helix-turn-helix domain-containing protein — MASILSAVDLCQPPEPRHPAARRMCAYLDGAEDINLASLSHEAGLSPRQMRHAFARDIGLPMRAYLRWKRLRRAITAVEEGASLSAAAAAAGFADSAHLTRVFREQFGMTPTQGLSSVSWRTLD; from the coding sequence ATGGCCTCGATCCTCTCCGCCGTCGACCTGTGTCAGCCCCCGGAGCCGCGACACCCGGCGGCACGCCGGATGTGCGCGTACCTCGATGGCGCCGAGGACATCAACCTCGCGAGCCTGTCGCATGAGGCCGGGCTCTCGCCGCGGCAGATGCGTCATGCCTTTGCTCGCGACATCGGGCTCCCGATGCGCGCGTATCTGCGATGGAAGCGCTTGCGCCGTGCCATCACCGCGGTGGAGGAGGGCGCGAGCCTGAGTGCCGCCGCCGCCGCCGCCGGGTTCGCGGACAGCGCCCACCTGACCCGCGTCTTCCGGGAGCAGTTCGGCATGACGCCCACGCAGGGGCTGAGCTCGGTCAGTTGGCGGACGCTCGACTGA
- a CDS encoding DinB family protein, with protein sequence MNQPLQTLVTHAAWANRQLFAALRDVNSFESQKGADFIVRLLDHVHVVSSIFQAHLQGVSHGYKATQSAVLPTLAELDRDSEAIDRWYVETAASLPPEELSRPREVRFTDGKVVTMNAAAMILHVVTHTTHHRGNVDAIMYQAGMPRRRDGLPEFLVSRASAN encoded by the coding sequence ATGAACCAACCTCTCCAGACGCTTGTCACTCACGCCGCGTGGGCCAACCGACAGCTCTTCGCCGCCCTTCGCGACGTCAACTCCTTCGAGTCGCAGAAAGGCGCGGACTTCATCGTGCGGCTCCTCGACCACGTGCACGTCGTCAGCAGCATCTTTCAGGCCCACCTCCAGGGTGTCTCGCACGGGTACAAGGCGACACAGAGCGCGGTCCTCCCCACGCTCGCGGAGCTCGACCGCGACTCCGAGGCCATCGACCGCTGGTACGTGGAGACCGCGGCGTCGCTCCCACCGGAGGAACTCTCACGACCTCGCGAGGTGCGCTTCACCGACGGGAAGGTCGTGACGATGAACGCCGCAGCGATGATCCTCCACGTGGTCACCCACACGACCCATCATCGCGGAAACGTGGACGCCATCATGTACCAGGCCGGGATGCCGCGCCGGAGGGACGGCCTCCCCGAGTTCCTCGTCAGTCGAGCGTCCGCCAACTGA
- a CDS encoding polysaccharide deacetylase family protein — MTFRHVVATAFLLLAAFPAFAQSVAFTFDDGPSLEETPRMTAVQRNQALLAALARHKAKAALMVTVNRGANQPEGLALARAWGEAGHVIGNHTMSHPDLHKSTLAQYQQELLDCDRLIATLPGYTKWFRFTYLREGDTPEKRDGMRTFLKEQGYRNAYVSLDTSDWGLNDKLVEVLKKNPKADVTPIKSAYLAHVRQRAIAYRELAHKLQGRDIPQVILLHHNLINAMWLGEVIAQFKQMGWAIATPQAAFKDPIYQLQPERTVAGQSLLLSMARTLGLGKFEGWERLVDDGEFEIEALKAQGL, encoded by the coding sequence ATGACCTTCCGCCACGTCGTCGCCACCGCCTTCCTCCTGCTCGCCGCCTTTCCGGCCTTCGCGCAGTCCGTCGCCTTCACCTTCGACGACGGCCCTTCCCTGGAAGAGACCCCGCGGATGACCGCCGTGCAGCGCAATCAGGCCCTGCTGGCCGCCCTGGCCAGGCACAAGGCGAAGGCCGCGCTGATGGTCACCGTCAACAGGGGCGCGAACCAGCCCGAGGGCCTGGCACTGGCACGTGCATGGGGCGAGGCTGGCCACGTCATCGGCAACCACACGATGTCGCATCCCGACCTGCACAAGAGCACGCTGGCCCAGTACCAGCAGGAGCTCCTTGACTGCGATCGCCTCATCGCCACGTTGCCCGGCTATACGAAGTGGTTCCGCTTCACGTACCTGCGTGAAGGCGACACGCCGGAGAAGCGCGACGGCATGCGCACCTTCCTGAAGGAGCAGGGCTACCGCAACGCCTACGTCTCACTGGACACCAGTGACTGGGGCCTGAACGACAAGCTGGTCGAGGTCCTGAAGAAGAACCCCAAGGCCGACGTCACACCCATCAAGTCCGCGTATCTCGCGCACGTGCGTCAGCGTGCCATCGCCTACCGCGAGCTCGCACACAAGCTGCAGGGCAGGGACATCCCGCAGGTCATCCTGCTGCACCACAATCTCATCAATGCGATGTGGCTCGGCGAGGTGATTGCCCAGTTCAAGCAGATGGGCTGGGCCATCGCCACCCCGCAGGCGGCCTTCAAGGACCCCATCTACCAGCTCCAGCCCGAACGCACCGTGGCCGGCCAGAGCCTGCTGCTGTCCATGGCCCGTACGCTCGGCCTCGGCAAGTTCGAAGGCTGGGAGCGGCTGGTGGACGATGGCGAGTTCGAAATCGAGGCACTGAAAGCACAGGGCCTCTGA
- a CDS encoding DUF6209 family protein, whose amino-acid sequence MVRQFLPSLLPLLLVASTAAAQTTPTSITFDGYWNETPSVELIPAGGQVVVNYDISRLPQCRGTTSTGNPSWTITGHVQMNRGPVSSFWVAGHAPDGNPSQRTLHLPAGESGALVMWFDISGLGCQGWDSNHGSNYHFAVGAPTLSFNANWDEMVAGTLRAGQQFIVNYDISRLPECRATYNGPAWVIVAQYRFDNGPVQETVVTGSGRSVPTAITAPAGARHLEMWFRNTDRSSCMRYDNNYGSNYHFTVQ is encoded by the coding sequence TTGGTCCGTCAATTCCTTCCCTCCCTCCTTCCGCTGCTGCTGGTGGCCTCCACGGCCGCGGCGCAGACCACCCCCACCTCCATCACCTTCGATGGCTACTGGAACGAGACGCCGTCGGTGGAGCTGATTCCCGCGGGCGGTCAGGTGGTCGTCAACTACGACATCAGCCGCCTGCCGCAGTGCCGGGGCACCACCTCCACGGGCAACCCGTCCTGGACCATCACCGGCCACGTGCAGATGAACCGCGGCCCGGTGTCGAGCTTCTGGGTGGCTGGCCACGCGCCGGACGGCAACCCCTCCCAGCGCACCCTGCATCTCCCCGCGGGCGAGAGCGGCGCCCTGGTGATGTGGTTCGACATCTCGGGTCTGGGCTGCCAGGGCTGGGACTCCAACCACGGAAGCAACTACCACTTCGCCGTCGGCGCCCCGACTCTCTCCTTCAACGCGAACTGGGACGAGATGGTGGCGGGCACGCTGCGCGCCGGCCAGCAGTTCATCGTCAACTACGACATCAGCCGCCTGCCCGAGTGCCGCGCGACGTACAACGGCCCGGCCTGGGTGATTGTCGCGCAGTACCGCTTCGACAACGGCCCCGTCCAGGAGACGGTCGTCACCGGCTCCGGCAGGTCCGTGCCGACGGCCATCACCGCTCCGGCCGGCGCCCGCCACCTGGAGATGTGGTTCCGCAACACGGACCGCAGCTCCTGCATGCGCTACGACAACAACTACGGCTCCAACTACCACTTCACCGTGCAGTGA
- a CDS encoding SH3 domain-containing protein: MVKFPRLVSLPPAAPAPTPVQAAPVQPRPAPAPRPLQFTAPSQFTPSPTPAGTTLHTERLGDGSANCLEKAVGLARPGDSIVLMSDTRDGVGHALVRRPDGSVIDPNHPQVRYETLGQWQALHPRYSQPVTVPASQVQQVLSTPPGPQREALIRQLGLSGVANRQVADDEPRWVAPTSTDGVNFRNAPSTQGSQILSTESQGTRLQVLGENDDGTWLNVQLEDGTQGWVFAELVGETTPPPPPPAPPPPPRFPDWLAQGTCPPHIPEPLWNGLPQNIQQQVIQTEREKAVSQAWPMPEFDLQGPPPPNVDLLTWSHLPDDGRQALYREHWQTAVREQTDLLFNGVPPGGLVVESPFIGVDSTLGRGQVGPWYENALQHGAAAQYINLEKLLGPGFPQIHYNLCGPLAVGASLGMTPEEALTAFKDSIGDVSENILETGSVTHDTHLEKFYEAQGWQADIVKLTMTPPWEMARLLAEGKQLTTLVNIDTKGADGKLRDYDDSTKQVAHWVNVRAVEQDASGDWMVRVYNPYENREEVYSWDDFETAWNKSGGVTNGEAWTNNPYVMVIATPPTTATE; this comes from the coding sequence ATGGTCAAGTTCCCCCGGCTCGTCTCCCTGCCACCAGCCGCCCCGGCCCCTACGCCCGTCCAGGCCGCCCCGGTGCAGCCGCGACCGGCCCCCGCGCCCAGGCCCCTCCAGTTCACCGCACCCTCCCAGTTCACGCCCTCCCCCACTCCGGCGGGCACCACCCTCCACACCGAGCGGCTGGGCGACGGCAGCGCCAACTGCCTCGAAAAGGCCGTGGGCCTCGCCCGCCCCGGTGACTCCATCGTCCTCATGAGCGACACCCGGGACGGCGTCGGCCACGCCCTGGTGCGCAGGCCCGACGGCTCCGTCATCGACCCCAACCACCCCCAGGTCCGCTACGAGACCCTGGGCCAGTGGCAGGCCCTGCATCCGCGGTACTCCCAGCCCGTCACCGTCCCCGCCTCCCAGGTCCAGCAGGTCCTCTCCACGCCTCCTGGCCCGCAGCGCGAGGCCCTCATCCGCCAGCTCGGCCTGTCCGGCGTCGCCAACCGCCAGGTCGCGGACGACGAGCCTCGTTGGGTCGCTCCGACGTCGACCGATGGAGTCAACTTCCGCAACGCGCCGTCCACCCAGGGCTCGCAGATCCTCAGCACCGAGAGCCAGGGCACCCGGCTGCAGGTGCTCGGCGAGAACGACGATGGCACCTGGCTGAATGTGCAGCTGGAGGATGGCACCCAGGGCTGGGTCTTCGCGGAGCTGGTGGGAGAGACCACACCTCCGCCGCCGCCTCCCGCGCCGCCCCCTCCCCCACGCTTCCCGGACTGGCTGGCGCAGGGCACCTGTCCACCCCACATCCCCGAGCCCCTCTGGAACGGCCTGCCCCAGAACATCCAGCAGCAGGTCATCCAGACCGAGCGCGAGAAGGCCGTGAGCCAGGCCTGGCCGATGCCGGAGTTCGACCTCCAGGGCCCACCTCCCCCCAACGTCGACCTGCTGACCTGGAGCCACCTGCCCGACGACGGCAGGCAGGCCCTCTACCGCGAGCACTGGCAGACCGCCGTGCGCGAGCAGACCGACCTGCTCTTCAACGGCGTCCCTCCTGGCGGCCTCGTCGTCGAGAGTCCGTTCATCGGCGTGGACAGCACGCTGGGCCGCGGGCAGGTAGGCCCGTGGTACGAGAACGCCCTGCAGCACGGCGCCGCCGCGCAGTACATCAACCTGGAGAAGCTGCTCGGCCCGGGCTTCCCCCAGATTCACTACAACCTGTGCGGCCCGCTGGCCGTGGGAGCCTCGCTCGGCATGACGCCCGAGGAGGCGCTCACCGCCTTCAAGGACTCCATCGGCGACGTGAGCGAGAACATCCTCGAGACCGGCAGCGTGACCCACGACACGCACCTGGAGAAGTTCTACGAGGCCCAGGGCTGGCAGGCGGACATCGTGAAGCTCACGATGACGCCGCCCTGGGAGATGGCGCGCCTGCTCGCCGAGGGCAAGCAGCTCACCACGCTGGTGAACATCGATACCAAGGGCGCCGACGGCAAGCTGCGCGACTACGACGACAGCACGAAGCAGGTCGCCCACTGGGTCAACGTGCGCGCGGTGGAGCAGGACGCCAGCGGCGACTGGATGGTGCGCGTCTACAACCCGTACGAGAACCGGGAGGAGGTCTACTCCTGGGACGACTTCGAGACGGCGTGGAACAAGTCCGGAGGCGTCACCAACGGCGAGGCCTGGACGAACAATCCCTACGTCATGGTCATCGCCACGCCTCCCACGACGGCCACGGAATAG
- a CDS encoding SRPBCC family protein, which yields MAKRTDAASRVIKAVPAVIYRAFVDPEAVVSWLPPEGMKGHLHAFEPRPGGAYRMALTYDEANHEAPGKSSEHSDLVEGRFLELVPDERVVQQFEFESEDPAFAGVMTMTWKLAAVPGGTEVTITCENVPEGIRKEDHDAGLRSTLENLAAFTEAPPVRESS from the coding sequence ATGGCGAAGAGGACGGACGCTGCTTCGAGGGTCATCAAGGCCGTGCCGGCGGTCATCTATCGGGCCTTCGTGGACCCGGAGGCCGTGGTCTCGTGGCTGCCACCCGAAGGCATGAAGGGCCACCTGCACGCGTTCGAGCCACGTCCGGGCGGGGCCTATCGGATGGCCCTCACCTACGACGAGGCGAACCACGAGGCGCCCGGCAAGAGCTCGGAGCACTCCGACCTCGTCGAGGGCCGGTTCCTGGAGCTGGTCCCCGACGAGCGCGTCGTCCAGCAGTTCGAGTTCGAGTCCGAGGACCCTGCGTTCGCGGGCGTGATGACGATGACCTGGAAGCTGGCGGCGGTGCCGGGTGGCACCGAGGTCACCATCACCTGTGAGAACGTGCCCGAGGGAATCCGGAAGGAAGACCACGACGCGGGCTTGCGCTCGACGCTGGAGAACCTGGCTGCGTTCACCGAGGCCCCGCCGGTCCGTGAATCCAGTTGA
- a CDS encoding arabinan endo-1,5-alpha-L-arabinosidase, which produces MRGAWLVVVLVALAPELARAQTPCVSNGELFLHDPSVIKVREGSQDVFYVVSTGQGIPIRRSVDLVNWQFVGRVFPAQWDAQCNDHNAVPAWALARFSNSLLKPDQVWSPDISYFGGRFHVYYAVTVPASRRVFVGHASNAVLDGSLPWTDHGEVFRSTSTTPYAADGPDVLLFTTATGAPRARLSFGGFFGGIYQLPLGLGSGRPDTAATRTRLAGRNNERYHALEGGHLFQRGRYYYLLANWDYCCGPRPKEYPLGWTRVYPPYTPSTPTRLADLPAYRLVVGRSTSPTGPFVDRNGVKLVNGGGTVLLESRGNLVGPGGPSVVEHEGRHLLVLHRYVERQLAGDTFCAGTQAPHVRRLHWTADGWPVDDGPHTLTDPTHPESGTSDRVEPCLPGVLEVSATGGGSVATSCGSAVCRGDTGTRVTVTVTPDPARRFSHWATPAGERCSLASPGGAGGPVQATLDCPFVNASRGWTQCRQRCQAVFVP; this is translated from the coding sequence ATGCGAGGGGCATGGCTTGTCGTGGTGCTGGTCGCGCTCGCGCCAGAGCTGGCGCGGGCGCAGACTCCATGCGTCTCGAATGGGGAGCTGTTCCTGCATGACCCCTCCGTCATCAAGGTCCGCGAGGGGAGCCAGGACGTGTTCTACGTGGTGTCCACGGGGCAGGGCATTCCCATCCGCCGCTCCGTGGACCTGGTGAACTGGCAGTTCGTGGGCCGCGTCTTCCCCGCGCAGTGGGATGCGCAGTGCAATGACCACAACGCCGTCCCGGCCTGGGCGCTCGCGCGGTTCTCCAACTCCCTGCTCAAGCCGGACCAGGTCTGGTCGCCGGACATCTCCTACTTCGGGGGGCGCTTCCACGTGTACTACGCCGTCACCGTGCCCGCCTCGCGGCGGGTGTTCGTGGGGCACGCGTCCAACGCCGTGCTCGACGGCAGCCTCCCGTGGACGGACCACGGCGAGGTCTTCCGGAGCACGTCGACGACGCCCTACGCGGCGGATGGCCCGGACGTGCTGCTGTTCACCACGGCCACCGGGGCCCCGCGCGCGAGGCTGTCGTTCGGCGGCTTCTTCGGCGGCATCTACCAGCTCCCGCTCGGCCTGGGCTCCGGCAGGCCCGATACCGCCGCGACGCGCACCCGCCTGGCCGGACGGAACAACGAGCGCTACCACGCGCTGGAGGGCGGCCACCTCTTCCAGCGCGGGCGCTACTACTACCTGCTTGCGAACTGGGACTACTGCTGCGGCCCCCGCCCCAAGGAGTACCCCCTGGGCTGGACGCGCGTGTACCCGCCCTACACCCCGTCGACCCCGACGCGGCTCGCCGACCTCCCCGCGTACCGGCTCGTGGTGGGACGCTCCACCTCGCCCACGGGGCCCTTCGTGGACCGCAATGGCGTCAAGCTGGTCAACGGCGGCGGCACCGTGCTCCTCGAAAGCCGCGGCAACCTGGTGGGGCCGGGCGGCCCGTCCGTGGTGGAGCACGAGGGCCGTCACCTGCTGGTCCTCCACCGCTACGTCGAGCGGCAGCTGGCGGGCGACACATTCTGTGCGGGCACCCAGGCGCCCCACGTGCGGCGCCTCCACTGGACCGCGGATGGCTGGCCGGTGGATGACGGCCCCCACACCCTCACCGACCCCACCCACCCGGAGAGCGGGACGTCGGACCGCGTGGAGCCCTGCCTGCCCGGCGTGCTGGAGGTCAGCGCCACCGGGGGCGGCAGTGTGGCCACCTCGTGCGGCAGCGCGGTGTGTCGCGGGGACACCGGCACGCGGGTGACGGTGACGGTGACGCCCGACCCAGCGCGCCGGTTCAGCCACTGGGCCACGCCCGCGGGGGAGCGCTGCTCGCTGGCCTCTCCTGGCGGTGCCGGCGGCCCGGTGCAGGCGACCCTGGATTGCCCCTTCGTGAACGCCAGCCGGGGCTGGACGCAGTGCCGGCAGCGGTGCCAGGCGGTGTTCGTGCCCTGA
- a CDS encoding DUF6310 domain-containing protein gives MAAPEIVVGAVIVVGVVVVGVAIKEALDAYELRGSSTEEVEPASRTKPAPLEPSANRKPKPEPSGQDWLPPVPTEPLERERRPECRPAPVPHAGEDAPHDECADKFPPNRYPGMDVLVGGERFDALQVGVRVLWEIKTHRFDTYNGFIQEREIEKELKQLDKERDAALACGYDFVVGVSTDAHRLALLKQDPTFKIVVTGCKR, from the coding sequence TTGGCTGCTCCCGAGATCGTCGTGGGCGCGGTGATTGTTGTTGGCGTGGTGGTGGTGGGAGTCGCGATCAAGGAAGCGCTGGATGCGTATGAGTTGAGAGGGAGCAGTACCGAAGAGGTAGAGCCCGCGTCCCGAACGAAGCCTGCCCCGCTGGAACCCTCCGCGAATCGAAAGCCCAAGCCGGAGCCATCAGGTCAGGACTGGCTCCCTCCGGTTCCAACTGAGCCACTGGAGCGCGAGCGCCGTCCTGAGTGCAGGCCTGCCCCGGTGCCGCACGCGGGCGAGGATGCCCCACATGACGAGTGCGCCGACAAGTTTCCGCCTAACCGTTATCCCGGAATGGACGTACTCGTGGGCGGTGAACGCTTCGATGCGCTGCAAGTCGGCGTGCGCGTGCTGTGGGAGATCAAGACCCATCGGTTTGACACATATAATGGCTTTATCCAAGAGCGGGAGATTGAGAAGGAACTCAAGCAGTTGGATAAGGAGCGCGACGCTGCGCTGGCTTGTGGATATGACTTCGTTGTCGGCGTGAGCACCGACGCGCATAGACTCGCGCTGCTCAAGCAGGATCCCACCTTCAAGATCGTCGTAACGGGATGCAAACGATGA
- a CDS encoding DUF5953 family protein, with translation MTTRSPLILNVYAPALVGGDNRTLAAVQAMEKALPGLRLEWRVTEGRRLAALPQRDAWLTEKATRGEFPMVCNNDERYPVMISGRHRSAYVSPGGRPQLQVHAKLPLDAAVVAAAADVLEAVAEGARAFWGHATPDAASGDIAEQIAPTMEGPPSPPRGLPALKLFEHIRLPEIPYYLGWLNYWSAAAANAIGFPDPDRDSELLLRARRTTSGGWIVQLTDAPLDLDKPDHLAALLWAYERFPEIGGRAAP, from the coding sequence ATGACCACTCGAAGTCCCCTCATTCTCAACGTCTATGCGCCTGCGCTTGTGGGTGGCGACAACCGCACACTCGCTGCCGTCCAGGCGATGGAAAAGGCGCTCCCCGGCTTGCGCCTGGAGTGGAGAGTCACCGAGGGGCGACGGCTTGCCGCGTTGCCACAGCGCGATGCGTGGTTGACTGAGAAGGCCACGCGCGGCGAGTTCCCGATGGTATGTAACAACGATGAGCGTTACCCCGTGATGATTTCCGGGCGCCACCGATCCGCGTATGTGAGCCCAGGCGGTCGGCCACAACTCCAAGTCCATGCGAAGTTGCCGCTAGATGCGGCGGTTGTCGCGGCAGCGGCGGATGTGCTTGAAGCAGTGGCAGAGGGCGCACGCGCGTTCTGGGGGCACGCTACGCCGGACGCAGCTTCGGGGGACATCGCGGAGCAGATAGCTCCCACGATGGAAGGGCCGCCGTCCCCTCCCCGGGGCCTGCCAGCCCTCAAACTCTTCGAGCACATCCGCTTGCCCGAGATTCCCTATTACCTCGGGTGGCTGAACTACTGGTCTGCCGCTGCCGCGAATGCAATCGGATTCCCGGACCCGGACCGCGACTCCGAGTTGCTATTGCGGGCGCGGCGCACGACATCGGGTGGGTGGATCGTGCAGCTCACGGACGCGCCGCTCGATTTGGACAAACCCGACCACCTGGCTGCGCTCCTATGGGCCTATGAGCGTTTCCCGGAGATCGGCGGTCGCGCAGCACCTTGA
- a CDS encoding RNA polymerase sigma factor has product MVTNEAGRVAEHVARESYGRLVAFLSARTRDVAGAEDALGEAFASALRVWPMDGVPDNPDAWLLTAARRRHTDTVRRRQTREAGEEHLQLVGDELEAVAVERDVIPDRRLALMFACAHPAIERVVRTPLILQTILGLSAEDIAAAFMIPPKTMGQRLVRAKTRIRNAGIPFRVPDPEELPERLDAVLEAIYAAYSKGWNEMGDDALPELADEAIWLGRLVVSLLPDEPEAKGMLALMFYTAARRAARRDAAGAYVPLEQQDTGLWNTSLLALAEDLLHEANAAGPSGRYQLEAAIQSAHVARRLAGISNWPVVVALYDHLLALTGSPVVILNRAVARAEVDGPRAALADLTPLEADKRMLSYQPYWAAKGHLLFRAGDTAPAVEALTVAIGLTTDEALKGYLLRQLASRQAT; this is encoded by the coding sequence ATGGTGACGAACGAGGCCGGCCGTGTTGCCGAGCACGTGGCGCGCGAAAGCTACGGCCGCCTCGTCGCTTTCCTCAGCGCCCGCACCCGCGACGTGGCGGGCGCCGAGGACGCGCTCGGCGAAGCCTTCGCGTCAGCCCTGCGCGTGTGGCCGATGGACGGCGTACCGGACAATCCGGACGCGTGGCTGCTGACTGCGGCGCGGCGGCGGCATACAGACACTGTTCGCCGAAGGCAGACCCGCGAGGCCGGGGAGGAGCATCTGCAGTTGGTGGGCGACGAGCTCGAAGCGGTGGCAGTCGAGCGGGACGTCATCCCGGACCGCCGACTCGCCCTGATGTTCGCCTGCGCCCATCCGGCAATCGAGCGCGTCGTGCGCACTCCGCTGATCCTCCAGACCATCCTCGGCCTGAGCGCCGAGGATATCGCCGCTGCCTTCATGATTCCGCCCAAGACCATGGGGCAGCGGCTGGTCCGGGCCAAGACCCGCATTCGCAACGCAGGCATTCCCTTTCGCGTGCCCGACCCGGAAGAGCTGCCCGAACGCCTCGACGCCGTTCTCGAGGCGATCTATGCCGCCTACTCCAAGGGCTGGAACGAGATGGGCGACGACGCCCTCCCCGAACTCGCCGACGAAGCCATCTGGCTGGGCCGGCTGGTTGTCTCCTTGCTCCCCGATGAACCCGAAGCCAAGGGCATGTTGGCGCTGATGTTCTACACCGCCGCCCGCCGCGCGGCCCGGCGCGACGCAGCCGGCGCCTATGTCCCGCTCGAACAACAGGACACAGGTCTCTGGAATACCTCACTGCTCGCGCTCGCCGAAGACCTCCTGCATGAGGCGAACGCAGCGGGGCCGAGCGGCCGCTACCAGCTCGAGGCGGCGATTCAGTCCGCGCATGTCGCCCGCCGCCTGGCCGGCATCTCCAACTGGCCGGTGGTGGTGGCGCTCTACGACCATCTGCTCGCACTCACTGGCTCGCCGGTCGTCATCCTCAACCGAGCCGTCGCGCGCGCCGAGGTGGACGGTCCGCGCGCCGCACTTGCCGATTTGACGCCGCTCGAGGCTGACAAACGCATGCTCTCCTATCAGCCCTATTGGGCCGCAAAGGGTCACCTGCTCTTCCGCGCTGGCGACACTGCCCCGGCCGTCGAGGCACTGACCGTCGCCATCGGCCTTACAACCGACGAGGCCCTGAAGGGATACCTTCTGAGACAGTTGGCATCGCGACAAGCGACCTGA
- a CDS encoding DoxX family protein — MVTGEASRAPDSDRGLNEKQTLGLTARSIGYWATTGLVVFAMASGGIAELAQRPETIDGMNQLGYPVYFVMLIGVWKLLGSLALLAPGFPRVKEWAYAGIFFNMTGAAVSHWVSRSATWHVAVTLGFAALAVASWALRPASRTLGRWPLMVPQTGQKG, encoded by the coding sequence ATGGTGACGGGCGAGGCCAGCCGTGCCCCCGACAGCGACAGGGGTCTCAACGAGAAGCAAACCCTGGGGCTGACCGCGAGGTCGATCGGGTACTGGGCGACGACGGGGCTCGTCGTGTTCGCGATGGCCAGCGGAGGTATCGCTGAGCTCGCGCAACGACCGGAGACGATCGACGGCATGAACCAGCTCGGTTACCCCGTGTACTTCGTGATGCTCATCGGCGTCTGGAAGCTGCTCGGCTCGCTGGCGCTACTGGCCCCTGGATTCCCGCGAGTCAAGGAGTGGGCCTATGCCGGCATCTTCTTCAATATGACAGGCGCAGCAGTGTCCCACTGGGTCAGTCGCAGTGCCACGTGGCACGTCGCGGTGACTCTGGGCTTCGCCGCTCTTGCCGTCGCCTCGTGGGCGCTTCGACCGGCAAGCCGGACTCTCGGGCGCTGGCCGCTCATGGTCCCCCAGACAGGCCAGAAGGGCTGA
- a CDS encoding YciI family protein: MRFMMLIHHDEPALAAAPQKELWAEYAAFNEALAKAAGSSPGERLQPSSAATTVRQHDGKTEVLDGPYADTKEQFAGYFFVEAPSLDEAIAWAKRCPSSKYGSIEIRPIMDSHAGGRR, encoded by the coding sequence ATGCGCTTCATGATGCTGATCCATCACGACGAACCCGCCCTCGCCGCGGCCCCGCAGAAGGAACTCTGGGCCGAATACGCCGCCTTCAACGAGGCGCTGGCCAAGGCCGCGGGCTCTTCCCCGGGCGAGCGGCTGCAGCCGAGCTCGGCGGCGACCACCGTGCGCCAGCACGACGGCAAGACCGAGGTGCTCGACGGTCCCTATGCCGATACGAAGGAGCAGTTCGCCGGCTACTTCTTCGTCGAAGCCCCGAGCCTCGACGAGGCGATTGCCTGGGCCAAGCGCTGCCCCTCGAGCAAATACGGCTCGATCGAGATCCGTCCCATCATGGATTCCCATGCGGGCGGGAGGCGCTGA
- the greB gene encoding transcription elongation factor GreB — protein sequence MSQDVHPDAHDDEDDEEKAPFRRYLTRSGAERMHRELVHLLNEERPKVTAEVSAAAAQGDRSENAEYIYGKKRLREIDRRLRFLQKRLDTATIVTPSEQSDRAHIYFGATVTLEDEDGQRTTYQIVGSDEIDAAGGRISVESPIGRALLRKAVGDSVEVRRPRGEIELTVVDIRYE from the coding sequence ATGTCCCAGGACGTACATCCCGACGCTCACGACGACGAGGACGACGAGGAGAAGGCCCCGTTCCGCCGCTACCTCACCCGCTCGGGCGCCGAGCGCATGCACCGCGAGCTGGTCCACCTCCTCAACGAGGAGCGCCCCAAGGTCACCGCCGAAGTCTCAGCCGCCGCCGCCCAGGGCGACCGCTCGGAGAATGCCGAGTACATCTACGGCAAGAAGCGCCTGCGCGAAATCGACCGGCGCCTGCGCTTCCTACAGAAGCGCCTGGACACCGCCACCATCGTCACTCCTTCTGAACAGAGCGACCGTGCGCATATCTACTTCGGAGCCACCGTCACCCTGGAGGACGAGGACGGTCAGAGGACCACGTATCAGATAGTCGGGTCCGATGAGATCGACGCCGCCGGAGGCCGCATCAGCGTGGAGTCCCCCATCGGCCGCGCGCTGCTGCGCAAGGCCGTGGGTGACTCCGTCGAGGTGCGGCGCCCCCGCGGCGAAATCGAGCTCACCGTCGTGGACATCCGTTACGAATAG